One segment of Ipomoea triloba cultivar NCNSP0323 chromosome 12, ASM357664v1 DNA contains the following:
- the LOC115998092 gene encoding peroxisomal membrane protein 11A-like, whose protein sequence is MDPKSSPLSAPPLNPEAPIVPSTSIPKNRDFLIHLEAYLAKRDGVDKLLKISRYATKFILASSVLPSNLPLTDRLKSFESSVGVSRKAFRLGKFLQDVNAFRGLSFTSPAHFFLALIAYGGEGLYYFVEQFVWLGKAGLIDKKHLSQLQRISAWCELIGYIGSVSLKVKELQRISEDEAGVVSNIETAAVGGLARLADGEKLRKLREKKVLKRLSIAQDLADALMAVADIRDGKGLLSGKLLLSSAGLLSALISTHKNWVSC, encoded by the exons ATGGACCCCAAATCTTCACCTCTCTCCGCTCCTCCGCTAAACCCAGAGGCTCCAATTGTCCCGTCGACTTCGATTCCCAAGAACCGGGATTTCCTCATCCACCTCGAAGCCTACCTAGCCAAACGCGATGGTGTCGACAAACTGCTCAAAATCTCCCGCTATGCCACCAAGTTCATCCTCGCATCTTCCGTCCTCCCTTCCAATCTTCCCCTCACCGACCGCCTTAAATCTTTCGAATCCAGCGTCGGGGTCAGCCGCAAAGCCTTCCGCCTTGGGAAGTTCTTGCAAGACGTCAACGCCTTCCGTGGCCTGTCCTTCACTTCCCCCGCGCATTTTTTCCTCGCCCTCATCGCCTACGGCGGCGAGGGGCTATACTATTTCGTCGAACAGTTTGTTTGGCTGGGCAAAGCGGGCCTCATCGACAAGAAAC ATTTGAGTCAATTGCAGAGAATTAGTGCCTGGTGTGAGCTGATCGGGTACATAGGCAGTGTGAGCTTGAAGGTGAAGGAGCTACAGAGGATTTCTGAGGACGAGGCAGGTGTGGTTTCAAATATCGAGACAGCGGCAGTTGGTGGTCTTGCGCGTCTAGCGGATGGGGAGAAGCTAAGAAAATTGAGAGAGAAGAAGGTGTTGAAGAGGCTTTCGATTGCGCAAGATTTAGCCGATGCTTTAATGGCTGTTGCTGATATTCGAGATGGCAAGGGATTGCTTTCTGGGAAGCTTCTATTGTCCTCCGCCGGGCTTCTCTCGGCTCTCATCAGTACTCACAAGAATTGGGTGTCCTGCTGA